A stretch of Besnoitia besnoiti strain Bb-Ger1 chromosome III, whole genome shotgun sequence DNA encodes these proteins:
- a CDS encoding hypothetical protein (encoded by transcript BESB_048650), translated as MQSAEVTALESPAIKAALECSPSLHPARKTVGAHLPYTGRETHIFSRVGYQTPPGYHYNCNNRPSTALRILGDSSWGRFFFAKQAGLKVGGLAFAFFLCWGPLDQCFLKLRPKQRERREKMASA; from the exons ATGCAGTCCGCAGAGGTTACGGCACTCGAATCGCCTGCCATCAAGGCGGCGCTGGAATGCTCGCCCTCTTTGCATCCTGCACGAAAGACCGTTGGCGCTCATCTGCCATACACAGGCCGAGAGACACACATTTTTTCTCGTGTTGGGTACCAGACTCCCCCTGGCTACCACTACAACTGCAACAACAGACCTTCAACAGCCCTAAGAATCCTCGGGGATAGCAGCTGGGGTCGTTTCTTC TTTGCGAAGCAAGCCGGCCTGAAGGTGGGTGGTTTGGCTTTCGCGTTCTTCCTCTGCTGGGGTCCTCTCGATCAGTGTTTCCTGAAGCTGCGTCCCAAG CAACGCGAAAGGCGCGAGAAGATGGCGTCCGCATAA